The Nocardia sp. NBC_01329 sequence CGTCCATTCGCTTCTCGGCCCGGAGCGGTGGGTCGCTCCTGACGGGCTGACACGTTCGCGGCTGCCGCCTGATCGTCTCGGCGCCCACTCGATCGGCCGAGGTGGGCCGAGGCCGTTCGGCGAATGTGCCGGACGAGGGTTCTGGCTCCGTGCAGTCGGGCGGGAGAAGGCCCCACTGTCGGCGGACCGCAACGAGCGGCGCTCCACGTCTTCTGCGCTCACTGATCTCGCGACGTCCGAACCGGTTGGGAATTTCCGGACCCAGGGTTGTGTTGGATAGATTGTCGATATATCGTCGATGCTACGCAAACCGATCGAGTAGCTCAGGAGGCTGCTATGGAGAACATCGAGAACGCAGAATTTCGAATGGGTCGTGGGCGTCGCGGCCGTGGACCTCGGCCCGGCGGATTCGGACCGGGCGGACCGCAGTTCCGGCACGGGGGACCGCCCGGCTTCGGACCTGGCTTCGGCGGGGGCTTCGGACCCGGTTTCGGCCCTGGTTTCGGGCCGGGATTCGGCCGTGGGCGGGGTCGCGGTGGTCGCGGCCGGCGCGGTGACGTCCGAGCGGCGATTCTGCTGCTGCTCACCGAGCGTCCCATGCACGGCTACGAGCTGATCCAGCAGATTCGCGAACGCAGTGACGACCTCTGGCGGCCCAGCCCGGGCTCCATCTACCCGGCGCTGTCCCAGCTGGAGGACGAAGGTCTCATCACCATCGAGAAGGTGGCCGGCCGCAAAACCGCGCAACTGACCGAGACAGGCACCGCCCATGTCGCCGAGCATCGTGCGGAGCTCGGCGATCCGTGGGCCGAAGTCAAGCAGGGGGTCGGCGAACAGGCCAGCGACCTGCGGGCCCTGATCCCGCCACTCCTGGGTGCGGTCGCGCAGGTAGCTGCCGCAGGTACCCCGGAACAGGCCGGCAAAGCGGCCGCGGTGCTCACCGACGCGCGTAAAGCGTTGTATCGCATCCTCGCCGGAGACGAGGAAACCGGAAAGTAACGGGGTGGTCAAAACCTCGGGCACCGGTTTTCCGGGGAGCCGGCAGGGTAGAAGATCAGGTGGTGAAACAGTATCGATGGCCGACGGGGCGGGACGGATCACCACGCGGCAGGTTCATCCGGCGGGCGGTGACCGTGGCCGTCGCACTGGCTGGGTCGGTGTTGCTCGCGAGCGTCGAGAGCACCGCCCAGCCAACGGGTTACCTGGCGCCGATGGTCCCCACCGACTCCGGCCCACCGCAGCCCGACCATCTGGGCGCAGTGCTGTACATGAAATCCCACCCGAACGCGGTGCCCCGCGGTGTCAATGATTTCGGGTGTGTCCCGGACGCCGCACACCCCCGTCCGGTGATCCTGGCACACGGCACGGACGCGAGTGCCTATACCGACTGGTCGGTCATCGGGCCGCAGCTCGTGGATCAGGGATTCTGCGTATACGCGCTGAATTACGGCGGGAAACCCGGCGCCGGAACCTTCGGCACCGAGGACATCGTGCTCAGCGGCTATCAGATCGCGCAGTTCGTCGACGACGTCCGCGCCGCCACCGGCGCCCCGAAGGTCGATCTCGTGGGATTCTCCCAAGGCGCCAATGTGACCCGCTACTACATCAACAAACTCGGTGGCGCCCCGAAGGTCGGCAACTGGGTCGGTCTCGCCTCACCCACCTACGGCGGCGTCATGTACGGGCTGGTGCCGCCGGCCCAGCAGATCCCGGGTGCGCTGGATCTGGCGGCCCGGGCGGTCTCGGTGGCGGCGGTCCAGCAGGCGCAGGGGTCGCCATTCATGCTGGAACTCAACGCGGGCGGCGATACCGTGCCCGG is a genomic window containing:
- a CDS encoding PadR family transcriptional regulator, which encodes MENIENAEFRMGRGRRGRGPRPGGFGPGGPQFRHGGPPGFGPGFGGGFGPGFGPGFGPGFGRGRGRGGRGRRGDVRAAILLLLTERPMHGYELIQQIRERSDDLWRPSPGSIYPALSQLEDEGLITIEKVAGRKTAQLTETGTAHVAEHRAELGDPWAEVKQGVGEQASDLRALIPPLLGAVAQVAAAGTPEQAGKAAAVLTDARKALYRILAGDEETGK
- a CDS encoding esterase/lipase family protein, which translates into the protein MVPTDSGPPQPDHLGAVLYMKSHPNAVPRGVNDFGCVPDAAHPRPVILAHGTDASAYTDWSVIGPQLVDQGFCVYALNYGGKPGAGTFGTEDIVLSGYQIAQFVDDVRAATGAPKVDLVGFSQGANVTRYYINKLGGAPKVGNWVGLASPTYGGVMYGLVPPAQQIPGALDLAARAVSVAAVQQAQGSPFMLELNAGGDTVPGVRYTTVGSRADEVIQPFENIALRGPGADNIVLQDRCPVDLTGHFHMVYDPYVYQLLLEVLDPGRAPEPVCVPVALGTGIPQVVIGGNI